A segment of the Sphingobacterium oryzagri genome:
TTTTGCTCCATATACACGCTCATATTGATTACATCCCGCTACAGCAACCAAATACTAAATGTGGTGCCGGTTTCCTTATTACTTGATACGGTTAATTTCCAACCGTGTGCTTCTGCCACTTTTTTCACATAAAAAAGGCCCAAGCCCAGCCCCGGACGATTATTGGACTCTTTACCGCGATAAAATTTTTGAAAAACGCGTTGAAAATGTTCTTCATTTAAACCAATCCCGTTGTCGCTAATCTGTATGCCTAAGTTATCAGCCGTTTGCAGCAAACGAACGGTAATGCTTTTTTGCGCATTTTGGTTGTATTTTATCGCATTATCAAAAATATTGTATATGGCCGTCGTGAACAAAAATTTGTTTACATAAATTTCTTGGTCAGGCGTGTGGAGGTCGTTTATTAACTCCATGACGATGTTTTGATCCAGCGCCAATCGGTAATCGTTTACAGACTCGGATAGCAAGGGCAATAGCGCAAATCGTTCTTTTTCTACATTGTATTGATTTAGCTCGGTGATATTTAAAGCCTGTTTGATCAATTTTTGCAGACGCGACGACTGCCGGGCAATGATTGCCGTAAATTCCTTGATTTTTTCTTCCAGCGCAGCTCTGTCTAAATTTTCGATGCTACGATTGGCCACGATAATCGTGGTGATGGGCGTATGAAATTCATGCGTTATGCTGTTCAGAAAATCGGATGTCATTTCTGTCATTTTTTTCTGGCGCACCCAATTGCGGTAGGTGAGGTAATAAATACCAATCACCATCGCGATGGCCAACGCGGAAAGCAGCAATGTCGGCGCCATTTGGCGTAATATTTTGTAAAAGCGCGAGTTTATATCGTCAGCATGTAGCGAGAAAGCAATTTTGTAGGAGTTTCCTTGCGGGCTGCTCACGGTAAGGCCAGTAATCAGGTTTTGCTTATTGATGTCTTCAAGATCGCCATCAATCAGGATATGCGGATGTTCTCGATTAATTAACCAATTGCCCGCCAGAACAGGACGGTAATTTCTGCCGTCAAATGTAATTTCGAAATCCGTAACAATCAAGCTGTAAGTGAGGTTGCTATCAAGGGCATTCTCACGGATGAGTGTGCGAAAGATGCTGTCCATATTACTTTTAGCGCGTAAAGAGGCGATCAATGTATCACAGAAGCTAGCCGAAACGCGATGGAAAGCGTCAGGGCCCTCTTCACTGGCGGCCAGGAAAATGGGGTAGTGCGGCTTAATCAGTGAATCAATGATCTCTTGCCCGCCGAGGAAAAGCTTATCGTTTAAAAGTAAATGGCGATAGGCGCTATCGAGTGTTTTACGTTCAAACACCTGGTATTGATTGTTTCGCAGTTCGAAAGTGTTGTAAATAAGCAGGTATTGTACAACAAACAGTACGGAAAAGCTAATAATGGATATCGGAATATGTTTTTTATTCATTTTTCATAACAGGCCGCACACGCTTTGTTCGAAGCACCTAAATCTATCACGATAATACGATTAAATTTGAACAAAACAAGCGACAGGTGGGCTTAACCTATAGCCATTAACAATCTGTTAACAATCTATTAGGAAGTCATTAACAGCGAATGGGCATTATTCCTTATTAATTTGCTTGTCGATAAAAAAAGATCAACCGTTGAAGCCCCAAAATAGTAAGGCTACTATGAATTAAAAATAGCAATAGCAGACTAACACACGATAAATTCTTCATTAAACTGATATGAAAAGTAGTATGACTAGAAATTGGATGTTAGCACTTGTCGGCCTGGGTATGATGCATACCACGGTCAGCATAGCGCAAAGCCAATCTAACAAAAAAAACAATGCTGTATCACAAACAACGCTTACGCCGGTAGATTACGTTAATCCGCTGATGGGAACCGATTCTAAGGTTTCGTTATCTAACGGAAATACCTATCCTGCTGTAGGACTGCCCTGGGGGATGAACATGTGGACGCCGCAAACCGGTAAAAATGGTGACGGCTGGCAATACACTTACGGTTCTGATAAAATCCGTGGAATAAAACAAACCCATCAACCTTCGCCATGGATGAACGATTACGGTCAGTTTTCTTTAATGCCTGTTGCCGGACATGCCGAGTTTGACCAGGAAAAACGAGCCAGTTGGTTTTCGCATAAGTCAGAAATTGCTAAGCCGTATTACTATGGTGTTTACCTAGCCGATCATGATGTGATGGCTGAAGTAACACCTACAGAACGCGCTTCGATGTTTCGTTTTACATATGGTGGCGCAGACAGTGCTTTTGTGGTGCTTGACGCATTTGATCGAGGATCAGAAGTGCAGGTTATTCCTGAGAAAAATATGCTGATTGGCTACTCCAGCAGATATAGCCGCGGCAAATTGCCAAACTTTAAAAACTATTTTATCATTGTTTTCGACAAGCCGATTGATACGTATCAGATTTTAGAAGAAGGTAAGCCTGTGTCAGGTAGTAAATCGACAGGCAAACACGCCGGTGCTATTATCGGATTTAAAAAAGCTGCCGGTAAGCAAATCGTGCAGGCAAAAGTAGCATCCTCTTTTATAAGCGCGGAGCAGGCTGCCTTAAATTTACAAGAACTTCAACAAGATTCTTTCGAGCAGATTAAGGCAAAAGGTCGCGATAAATGGAATGAAGTGCTTGGGAAAATTGAGATTGAAGGCGCTACGGATGAGCAATACCGCACCTTTTACAGTACTTTGTATCGGACCGTCTTTTTCCCAAACAAATTATACGAAATCAATAAAGAAGGCAAAATTGTACACTACAGTCCGTATACAGGCGAAGTATTGCCCGGCTATATGTTTGCAGGAACAGGCTTTTGGGATACGTTTAGAGCCTTGTATCCGCTGTTGAATCTATTATATCCTTCCATCAACAAAGAAATGCAGGAAGGACTTTTAAATTGCTACAAGGAGGGCGGCTTTTTGCCCGAGTGGAGCAGTCCTGGCTTTGCCGATATTATGGTTGGAAACAATTCGGCATCCGTCGTTGCCGAAGCTTATCTGAAAGGTTTGCGTGGTTACGATATCGAAACATTGTACAAAGCCTTGCAGCATGGCGCCAATAATGAAGGGCCGATGACCGCTGTCGGAAGGAAAGGCGTAGCCTACTACAACGATTTGGGCTATGTTCCGTATGATGTGGGCATCAACGAAAATGCGGCACGTACACTAGAGTACGCCTACGATGATTTTGCCATTTACCGATTAGCCAAAGCATTAGGAAAGTCGAAAGAAGAAATTAAACTGTACGCAGATAGGTCACAGAACTACAAGAAGTTATTTGATCCGGAGACCAAGTTGATGCGCGGCAAAAACAAAGATGGCAAGTTCCAGTCTCCATTCAATCCATTAAAATGGGGCGATGCATTTACCGAAGGAAATAGCTGGCATTATTCCTGGTCAGTTTTTCATGATGTACAAGGTCTAATTGATCTGATGGGTGGCAAAACGGAATTCGTCACGATGCTGGATTCTGTATTTAACCAGGCACCACTATTTGATGACAGTTATTACGGTGGCGTGATTCACGAAATTCGTGAAATGCAAATTGCGAACATGGGGCAGTATGCGCATGGCAATCAGCCTATACAACACATGATTTATCTGTATAATTATGCGGGCGAACCTTGGAAAGCGCAGTACTGGGCACGTGAGGTATTAAACAGAATGTATAAGCCAACGCCAGACGGTTATTGCGGCGACGAAGATAATGGACAAACATCGGCCTGGTACGTTTTTTCTTCTCTGGGTTTCTACCCGGTATGCCCGGCGATGGATGAGTATGTGATGGGCGCGCCATTGTTTAAAAAAGCAACTATTCATTTAGAAAATGGGAAAACCTTCACAATTGAATCCCCAGAAAATTCGGCTGATAACCGTTACATCAAACAGGCTAAATTAAACAACAAGGCGTTTGAGCAAAACTGGATCGGTCATCAAACCATACAAAAAGGGGGCACACTAGCGATTGATATGGATAGCAAACCGAATGAGCGTAGAGGAGCGAACAAAGAAGCAGTTCCCTATTCTTTTACGTTAGATAACAATAAATATTAATTTAAAATCATATAGATAGCAATGAAAAAAATATGGTGTTCTATAGCGTTGATCGGCGCATTACATGCTGCGAAAGCACAAGATGGATGGAGCCGACTGGACAAAGATATACAAGTCGCTGTTGCCGTTGATACGCTTACAGAAGGAAAATATAGTTTAGTATTTATCGACAAGGCCGCCGGTTTTGATCAAGCTGTGAAACAACGGTTGATTGACACCTTTTTTGAGACTTATCCACGATTGGCCAAAAAGTATAATAAACAGGCGACACCAAAAGTAGTTTTCGTCATGGATCCGGATTATGATGGTATCGCGGCAGCCGGCGGTGGCGTGATCCGTTTTAATCCAGCTTGGTTCAAGAAAAATCCGGGCGATATTGATATCGTTACGCATGAGGGCATGCATTTGGTACAAGCATATCCGGGCGGTGCTGGTCCGGGTTGGATCACCGAAGGAATTGCAGATTATGTGCGTTTTGTAGAAGGTGTAGACAATGCGGGCGCAAAATGGACGCTCCCGGAACTGAAGCCAGAGCACCATTATGAAAACGCTTATCGTATCACAGCGCGCTTTTTTTTCTGGATTGAAACCAAGGTGAAGAAAGGCACGATGGTGAAACTTGATAAGGCGATGCGCGAAAAGAAATACACGGAAACATTTTGGGAACAGCAAACCGGAAAAACGCTGGATGCGCTATGGGATAGCTATAAAACAAACCCAACTATTTAAAAAAATTAATTAAGTTCGTATGCGTGGAGACCGAATTGGGAGTATAAACTTTCGATTTGGTCTTCTTTGTAAAAAATGGAATATGATAAAACTGAATAAAATCTTGCTGTTATTGGCGCTCCCAATAGCGACTTTAGCACAAAAAAAAGAACTTGTACAGTATGTTTCGCCAATTATCGGAACAGCGAAAATGGGGCATACATTTCCTGGTGCAACCGTGCCTTTTGGCGCTGTACAGCTAAGTCCTGATACGGATACTATTCCGTATGCGGTAAACGGCCGGTATAACGGTGAAGTGTATCAATATTGTGCTGGCTATCAGTATAAAGACCCTACAATTGTTGGCTTTAGTCACACGCATTTTAGTGGCACGGGGCATTCCGATTTAGGCGATATATCGGTGATGCCCACTGTAGGCGCGGTACAGCTCAATCCGGGTACGGCAGATCAGCCGGAAAGCGGTTACCGCTCGCGCTACGAGCATAGCAAGGAAACTGCCGAGGCAAACTATTACAAGGTTTTTCTGGAAGATCCAAAAGTTTTGGCAGAAATGACCACATCTAGTCGTGTGGGGTTTCATCGCTACACGTTTCCTAAATCAGATGCAGCACACCTGATATTAGACTTAAAATCGGGTATTTATAATTATGACGAGAAAAATGTGTGGACAGTTGTACGGGTACTCAACGACACCTTGATTACTGGCTACATGCAGAGCCATGGATGGGCCCGAACACGCACCGTGTATTTCGCGATCAGTTTTTCAAAACCGTTTAAGAACTACGGTGCGAGACAATCCGATAAAAATCAACCGTACAAAGGCTTTTGGCGCAAGTTTGATCAAACAAACAATTTTCCAGACTTAGCAGGGAAGCAAATCAAGATGCATTTTGATTTTGCGACAGAAGAAGCCGAGCAAATTCAGCTCAAAGTGGCTTTAAGTCCGGTAAGCATGCGCAATGCGCTGGAAAATATGCGCGCAGAAATCCCTGGTTGGGATTTTGACCACGTCAAAGAAAAAGGCCAACAGCTTTGGGAGGCAGAATTGCAAAAGATTAAAGTCGATATGCTGCGTGATGAAGATTATGTAAACTTTTACACCGCGATGTATCATGCGGCATTGATGCCGACCGTTTACATGGACGTCAACGGTGAATATAAAGGATTGGATCAGGAAGTGCACAAGGCTGATGGATTCGTCAACTACACCTCATTCTCGCTTTGGGATACGTTTCGCGCGTTTCACCCGTATATGAACTTAATCAATCCAGCACGGAATGCCGATATGGTATCGTCGATGATGGCGCATTACGATCAAAGCGCGTTAAAGATGTTGCCTATTTGGTCGCATTATGCGAATGATAATTGGTGTATGAGCGGATATCACGCGGTGTCTGTCGTGGCTGACGCTATTATCAAAGGCGTTTATAAAGGTGATGCCAAAGCTGCCCTGGCTGCTTGCGTGCAGACCGCCAATGCACGAAAATATGAAGGTATCGGGTCGTATATCGACCTTGGTTACGTGACCGACGAGGTATCGGGCACATCGGTTTCTAATACGTTGGAATACGCGTATGACGATTGGTGTATCGCGCAGCTAGCAAAACATCTGGGCGACGACGCGACCTACCAAACATTTGCTAAACGGGCGCAAAATTGGGAAAACCTGTTCGACGATCGCATTGGGTTTATGCGACCTAAAGATGCCAAAGGTAATTTTAGAACAAAGTTCGACCTATTAGAAACACACGGTCAAGGTTTTATCGAAGGTAACACCTGGAATTACAGTTTGTATGTGCCACACGATCCAGAAGGCTTAATGAAGCGTATGGGCGGCAGCAAACGATTGAATGTGTATTTGGATTCGCTATTCACCATGCATTTACCGGATAAGTTTTTTGCCAATACCGAGGATATCACACGTGAAGGTATCATCGGTAATTACGTGCATGGTAACGAACCTGCTCACCACGTTGTTTATTTGTATAACCTAGCCGGCAGCGCGTGGAAAGGACAAGATCGCGTGCGTATGATTTTGAAAAATCAATATCATAATGGTCACGACGGACTTGGTGGAAATGATGATTGCGGACAAATGAGTGCGTGGTATGTATTCAGTTCGCTCGGATTTTATCCGGTTAGTCCAGGATCCGACGAATACTGGATTGGAAGTCCTGCCGTGAAGCAAGCGACGATCGCGCTGGCTGGTGGCAACACATTCGAGATACAGGCGGTCAACCAATCGGCGGCTAATGTATATGTGAAGGAGATTCGCCTAAATGGCAAAAAATTAACTGGTTACCGTTTAAAACATCAGGATATTATAGCGGGAGGGAAATTGCAGTTTGTGATGAGTAACAAGCCAAATAAAAGCAGCGAATAAGCTAGCTGGTAAACTGCAAGAGAAAAGCGAGGAATATACGAGGTTATTCTTCGCTTTTCTGTTTACTGCTCGTCGTCGAGATAACGAACCTGCAAAAGTCCTTTTGCGTTTTCAATAAGCCGGCGACCGTCGTCGTTTACCTGCGTCAGTGTGATCTGCTTGCCTAGTGCACGATAGCGGTCTTGCACTTTTTTGATGGCTTCCAACGCCGACATATCTACGATACGGCTTGCTGAAAAATCGATCACAACAGCGTCAGGATCACGCGAAAAATCAAATTTCTGCGCAAAGGTGCTGGCCGAACCAAAAAACAAAGGGCCGTGAATGTAATAGTATTTGACGCCGTCGGCCGAGATCGCTTTCCGTGCTCTAATCATCTTGGCATTATCCCAGGCAAATACCAGTGCTGCTATCACAACGCCAACGAGTACTGCCAGAGCCAGATTATGCAGCACAATGGTGATCGCTGCAACCAACACACAAATAAAAACATCGCTTTTCGGCATTTTGTTCCAGATGTTAAACGTACTCCATTTGAACGTGCTGATGGCCACCACCATCATTACGCCGACAAGTGCTGCCATGGGTATCTGCTCAATGAGTCTACTTGCAAACAAGATAACTCCGAGTATGGTTAACGCACCGATAATGCCACTCAGACGGGCGCGCGAGCCTGCGTTGAGATTAACAAATGTTTGCGCAATCATGGCGCAACCGCCCATGCCCGAGAAAAATCCATTCGCCACATTGGCAACACCTTGCGCTATGCATTCCCGGTTGGCATTTCCGCGGCTGTCGGTCACTTCATCTACGATGGTAAGCGTCAGTAAACTTTCTATCAAGCCTACGCTCGCCATTATCAAAGCATATGGAAAGATAATGCGCAGCGTTTCCAGATTGACCGGAAGTTGTGGGATATGAAAAGGAGGGAAGCTCCCTTTAAGATGGGCAATATTGGCGACAGTCTTGGTGTCAATACCGAAAATGTATACAACAGCAAATACGATGATAATGGCAACCAACGAAGCGGGAATTGCCTTGGTGAATTTCGGAACGCCGTAAACAATAGCTACGGTGAGCAGCACGAGCGCTAACATGCTGTATAGCGCATAGCCTTCAAGCCACACAAGTTGACCGTTTTGCATGGTTTTAAACTGCGCTAGCTGGGACATAAAAATAATAACAGCTAAGCCATTTAAAAAACCATACATCACGGGCTCGGGGATTAATCGCACAAATTTGCCTAAGCGAAAAATGCCCACTAACAGCTGAATACCGCCTGCTAAGGCAACCGTAGCGAAAAGATATTCAACACCATGCGTATGAATGAGTGCGACCAGCACGACGACCGTTGCGCCGGCGCCGCCAGAAACCATGCCCGGTCGCCCGCCCAAAATAGCGGTAACCAACCCCATGATGAAAGCAGCATAAAGGCCCGTCAATGGAGACAGGCCTGCAAAGATGGCAAACGATAGTGATTCGGGAATCATCGTCATGGCAACCGTAAGGCCGGCCAATAACTCGTTTTTATAATTTACTTTTTGGCGGAAATCAAAAAGCGCAAAATTTCGCATAGTATCTTTTTTTATGGATACAAAAGTGCGAAATTTTGCGGTTGCTTAGCTCTTGTATTTAAACCATTTTACGAGTTCTTTGAAACTTGCTTTCTTTCCGTACATCAATATACCCGTGCGGTACACTCGCCCAGCTACCCAGGTCGTGAAGATAAAGCCGGCCACAAGCAGGAGCAACGAGACGATAATTTGCCAGGTCGGCACACCAAATGGCACACGCACCAGCATCGCGATGGGCGAAGTAAACGGGATAAAACTAAGCCAGGTCGCAATACTTCCGTTTGGATCATTGACCAACACGCCAAATGAAAGAATATAAGTCAGTAAAAGAGGCATAGTAATAGGCATCGTAAACTGTGTAGCTTCCGTTTCACTGTCTACGGCAGACCCAACAGCGGCAAATAGTGCACTGTATAGAAAATAGCCACCCAGGAAGAAAAGGAAAAAACAAATCAATAGTTCCGATACGTTGATAGACTGCATCGCATTCATAAAATCAAAGCCCTGTGCTGCAGCCATGGCATTTTCCTTTTGTAAAGATTGTGTAGCGGCTTGTGAGGCAAGGTCTTCTTGATTGAAAATGACGGTAGTCGCGATGCTCGTCAAACCAGCCGTCAGTACTAGCCACAACAAAAACTGCGTTAAGCCGACAAAGCCGATACCGATAATTTTGCCCATCATCAGCTGAAAAGGCTTTACCGAGGAGATAATCACCTCCACGATACGACTGGTCTTCTCTTCAATAATGCCGCGCATGACCTGCGCACCGTAAAGGAATAAAGAAAGATATACCAAGACAGATAGCGCCATCGCGATGCCCATGGCCACTTCGGTGTGACTTTCTTTGGCGTCGCCATTTTCGGCCACTTCTTTTGCCGCGATATGAACGTTATCGTTGATGTTTTTGATGCTCTCACCATTTAATCCCAGTCGTTTATACTCGGCATTACGCAAAATCTCTTTGAGATGATCGCTAACCTCAGCCTGTGTCGTGATATTCGGTTTTCCGGATGATAGCAATTCGACTTGACGCGTCTCGTAAAAATCCTTCGGAATAATCAGCAGGTTGGTGTTTTCCTCTTCATTTTTCAACTTTTCAATCTCTTGCTGCAATTCTACATTGCCATGGGTGTAGGTGAGGTTTTTATTGCTTTTAAGCAAAGGCGCTAACGTTCCTTCCTGATCGATGATATGTACAATAGCATGCTTGTCTTCAAAGCTCTTTTTTGTTAGATAGAATATACCAACGTACATTCCAATAAAAAATAAGGGTACTAAAAACGTGGTTAGTAAGAATGATTTTTTCTTTACTCGGCTTAAATACTCACGTTGTATAATTAATAAAATCTTGTTCATAACGATTTAGGATAATGGCTGAGCAGTTGCGTTAGTCACTTTGTCAATAAAAATATCGTGCATCGAAGGAACGATCTCCCGCACTTGCAAAATCTCGATCTGCGGAATAAGGAACAATAAAAGCTCGTTTAGCGATGTTTCATTGTCAATTTTAACCGTCATCGTCAGTTCATGATCTTGCATTTGTTGGTTCACCACTTCGAAAAGCGTAGGGTTGTTGATGTTTAGCTGAACACCTTCTTTTTCCTTATAGACAATGGTATACGTTTGGTTTCGGTATGACCCTTTAATGGTTGATACCGCGCCATCCAATATCTTTTTCGATTTATTAATTAACGCAATGTAATCGCACAGCTCTTCCACGGATTCCATACGGTGTGTAGAGTAGATGATTGTAGCGCCTTTTTGGTTAAGTTCCAGAATTTCCTTCTGGATGATCTGCGCATTCACCGGGTCGAAACCAGAAAACGGCTCATCTAAGATAATCAGGTCGGGCTCGTGTAATACCGTCGCGACAAACTGTACTTTTTGTTGCATGCCCTTGCTCAAATCTTCCACTTTCTTTTCCCACCAGGATTGCATATCCAGTTTTTCAAACCAATATTGTATTTTGCGTTTTGCTTCCGACTTGCTTAGTCCTTTAAGCTGTGCCAGGTAAAGCATCTGTTCACCTATCTTCATCTTTTTGTAAAGACCACGCTCTTCGGGTAAATAACCAATACGTTCGATATGTCGTGGCTGCAATACCTCGCCATCGAAGATAATTTGACCGGCATCTGGTGCGGTAATCTGATTAATGATTCGAATCAAGGAAGTTTTTCCGGCTCCGTTAGGACCTAGCAAACCAAATATACATCCTTTAGGTACGTGCAGGGAAACATCGTCTAGCGCGCGGTGCGAACTATATTGTTTCACAATATTTTTAATTTCAAGCATTAGCTATATAATTTTCCTTAAAATAATGAAAAAAATGCCAAATAACAGCAAGGTTTAAAAATTGAATTGTTTTTAGCTTATGGATTTTTTTACCTTTGCGTATGTTAATAAAATCTGCAGAGTTTGTTTGTAGCAATACCGATGTGCGACAATTACCGGCGGCACAACTGCCGGAGTACGCATTTATCGGGCGCTCAAACGTAGGAAAATCTTCGTTAATCAATGCGCTAACCAATAGAAAAGGCCTAGCTAAAACTTCGCAAAAACCTGGTAAAACACAACTTATCAATCATTTTATTATAAATAACCTGTGGTATCTGGTGGATTTACCCGGATACGGCTTTGCGCAAACATCGAAGAAGAATAAGGCCGACTGGCAAAAATTTATCCGTGCTTACCTTACGCAGCGCGAAAGTCTACAGTGTGTGTTTGTCTTGATTGATAGCCGGCACGAACCGCAAAAAATTGATTTAGACTTTTGTTTTTGGCTTGGAGAACAAGGATTGCCTTTCCTGCTGATTTTCACGAAAGCAGATAAGCAATCGGCCGTGAAGACCGATCAGAATGTGGCGAAATTTAGAAAGGCACTGAGCAAATGGTTTGAAGTGGTTCCTCAAAATTTTATCACATCTGCCGAAGCAAAAACAGGTACAACAGCGATTTTAGCGGAAATTGATGCGATTAATCAAAATTTTGAAGCACCAATATTACCAGAGCAGTCATGAAGAAATATATGTCGCTCGTGCTTTTTGCACACAGTATATTTGCGCTTCCATTTGCTATTATTGGTTTTTTTCTGGCTTTGCAAACCACCGATCATGCGTTTGATTGGAAAAAATTATTGTTGATGCTTGTATGCATGGTGACGGCGAGAAACGCTGCGATGGCCTTTAATCGTTATCTGGACCGGGATATCGATGCGATCAATCCGCGCACCGCGATGCGTGACATCCCATCGGGTAAGATAGCCGCAAACAGTGCGTTGGCGTTTACAGTTACGAATTGCTTGCTGTTTATGGCCGCTACGTTTTTTATCAATTCGCTTTGCTTTTACTTATCACCGGTAGCCTTGTTCGTGGTGCTGTTTTACAGCTATACCAAGCGCTTTACGCCCTTGTGCCATTTGGTATTGGGTGTCGGCCTCGGGTTGGCACCGATTGGCGCATATTTGGTGGTAACCAACCAGTTTTCCATCATCCCGATTTTTTACGGCATTGCTGTGATGTGCTGGTCGGGCGGATTTGACATTATTTACGCCTTGCAGGATGAGGAGTTTGATCGAAAAAACGGCTTGAATTCCATTCCAGCTTATTTTGGCGGACGGAATGCGCTACGAATATCCGAAGCTTTACATGTATTGTCTTTTGCCTTTGTGGTATTTCCCGTATTTTACATGACGGTGAGTTGGTTTTACTATATAGGCTTGGCATTTTACGGATTACTGCTGATCTATCAGCATCGTATTGTGAGTCCTACAGACTTAAGTCGTGTGAACCGCGCGTTTATGACCACCAATGGGGTAGCTTCGGTTATTTTCGCGGTGTTTTATTTGCTGGATATTATCTTTCTAGTTTAGAGGAAGGTTAGCCAGTTTTTTTTACAGGAACTGACAAAATTTATTGTCATTCCATTTTGAAATAGCTTTATTTGCAAAAATCATTCATTAATAGATGGCAAAAAATTTACTGATCGTAGAGTCACCGGCGAAGGCCAAAACAATAGAAGGATATTTAGGGAAGGACTTTTTGGTGAAGTCCAGTTATGGTCATATCCGTGATTTGGTGAAAACGGATGATGCTATTGATACGGAAGATAATTTTAAACAAAAATATGAAGTGCCATCCGATAAGAAGTCGGTAGTCAGTGAGTTAAAGAAGCTAGCTAAAGATGCCGAAATGGTTTGGTTAGCGTCCGATGAGGACCGCGAGGGAGAAGCCATCTCGTGGCACTTATACGAAACACTGTCGCTAAAGGATGATAAAACTAAACGGATTGTATTTCACGAAATTACTAAACCTGCGATCTTAAAAGCGATCGAGCAGCCACGCAAGATTGACTACAACCTGGTGAATGCGCAGCAAGCTCGCCGCGTATTAGATCGATTAGTGGGTTTTGAGCTTTCGCCCGTCTTATGGAAGAAAGTCAAGCCCTCACTATCGGCCGGACGCGTACAATCGGTCGCTGTTCGTCTGATTGTTGAGCGCGAGCGGGAGATCAACAGGTTTGAGGCGGAGGCTTCCTATAAAATTGTGGCGCAGTTTACGACAGGCAAAGCAAAAGAGCAACTGAAAGCCGAACTGCCACATCGCTTTGAGCGTAAAGAAGATGCTGCGCAATTTTTACAAGATTGTCTTGCTGCTGCTTTTGCGGTAGCATCGCTAGAGAAAAAGCCGGCAAAGCGCTCGCCATCAGCTCCTTTTACAACCTCGACATTGCAACAGGAAGCCAGCAGAAAGCTCGGTTTCTCGGTGGCACGAACAATGCAAGTGGCGCAACGTTTATATGAAGCTGGGCGGATTACTTACATGCGTACCGATTCGGTCAATTTGAGCGATACAGCCATCAATGCCGCACA
Coding sequences within it:
- a CDS encoding basic secretory protein-like protein, producing the protein MKKIWCSIALIGALHAAKAQDGWSRLDKDIQVAVAVDTLTEGKYSLVFIDKAAGFDQAVKQRLIDTFFETYPRLAKKYNKQATPKVVFVMDPDYDGIAAAGGGVIRFNPAWFKKNPGDIDIVTHEGMHLVQAYPGGAGPGWITEGIADYVRFVEGVDNAGAKWTLPELKPEHHYENAYRITARFFFWIETKVKKGTMVKLDKAMREKKYTETFWEQQTGKTLDALWDSYKTNPTI
- a CDS encoding GH92 family glycosyl hydrolase; its protein translation is MIKLNKILLLLALPIATLAQKKELVQYVSPIIGTAKMGHTFPGATVPFGAVQLSPDTDTIPYAVNGRYNGEVYQYCAGYQYKDPTIVGFSHTHFSGTGHSDLGDISVMPTVGAVQLNPGTADQPESGYRSRYEHSKETAEANYYKVFLEDPKVLAEMTTSSRVGFHRYTFPKSDAAHLILDLKSGIYNYDEKNVWTVVRVLNDTLITGYMQSHGWARTRTVYFAISFSKPFKNYGARQSDKNQPYKGFWRKFDQTNNFPDLAGKQIKMHFDFATEEAEQIQLKVALSPVSMRNALENMRAEIPGWDFDHVKEKGQQLWEAELQKIKVDMLRDEDYVNFYTAMYHAALMPTVYMDVNGEYKGLDQEVHKADGFVNYTSFSLWDTFRAFHPYMNLINPARNADMVSSMMAHYDQSALKMLPIWSHYANDNWCMSGYHAVSVVADAIIKGVYKGDAKAALAACVQTANARKYEGIGSYIDLGYVTDEVSGTSVSNTLEYAYDDWCIAQLAKHLGDDATYQTFAKRAQNWENLFDDRIGFMRPKDAKGNFRTKFDLLETHGQGFIEGNTWNYSLYVPHDPEGLMKRMGGSKRLNVYLDSLFTMHLPDKFFANTEDITREGIIGNYVHGNEPAHHVVYLYNLAGSAWKGQDRVRMILKNQYHNGHDGLGGNDDCGQMSAWYVFSSLGFYPVSPGSDEYWIGSPAVKQATIALAGGNTFEIQAVNQSAANVYVKEIRLNGKKLTGYRLKHQDIIAGGKLQFVMSNKPNKSSE
- a CDS encoding GH92 family glycosyl hydrolase; translated protein: MHTTVSIAQSQSNKKNNAVSQTTLTPVDYVNPLMGTDSKVSLSNGNTYPAVGLPWGMNMWTPQTGKNGDGWQYTYGSDKIRGIKQTHQPSPWMNDYGQFSLMPVAGHAEFDQEKRASWFSHKSEIAKPYYYGVYLADHDVMAEVTPTERASMFRFTYGGADSAFVVLDAFDRGSEVQVIPEKNMLIGYSSRYSRGKLPNFKNYFIIVFDKPIDTYQILEEGKPVSGSKSTGKHAGAIIGFKKAAGKQIVQAKVASSFISAEQAALNLQELQQDSFEQIKAKGRDKWNEVLGKIEIEGATDEQYRTFYSTLYRTVFFPNKLYEINKEGKIVHYSPYTGEVLPGYMFAGTGFWDTFRALYPLLNLLYPSINKEMQEGLLNCYKEGGFLPEWSSPGFADIMVGNNSASVVAEAYLKGLRGYDIETLYKALQHGANNEGPMTAVGRKGVAYYNDLGYVPYDVGINENAARTLEYAYDDFAIYRLAKALGKSKEEIKLYADRSQNYKKLFDPETKLMRGKNKDGKFQSPFNPLKWGDAFTEGNSWHYSWSVFHDVQGLIDLMGGKTEFVTMLDSVFNQAPLFDDSYYGGVIHEIREMQIANMGQYAHGNQPIQHMIYLYNYAGEPWKAQYWAREVLNRMYKPTPDGYCGDEDNGQTSAWYVFSSLGFYPVCPAMDEYVMGAPLFKKATIHLENGKTFTIESPENSADNRYIKQAKLNNKAFEQNWIGHQTIQKGGTLAIDMDSKPNERRGANKEAVPYSFTLDNNKY
- a CDS encoding sensor histidine kinase; translated protein: MNKKHIPISIISFSVLFVVQYLLIYNTFELRNNQYQVFERKTLDSAYRHLLLNDKLFLGGQEIIDSLIKPHYPIFLAASEEGPDAFHRVSASFCDTLIASLRAKSNMDSIFRTLIRENALDSNLTYSLIVTDFEITFDGRNYRPVLAGNWLINREHPHILIDGDLEDINKQNLITGLTVSSPQGNSYKIAFSLHADDINSRFYKILRQMAPTLLLSALAIAMVIGIYYLTYRNWVRQKKMTEMTSDFLNSITHEFHTPITTIIVANRSIENLDRAALEEKIKEFTAIIARQSSRLQKLIKQALNITELNQYNVEKERFALLPLLSESVNDYRLALDQNIVMELINDLHTPDQEIYVNKFLFTTAIYNIFDNAIKYNQNAQKSITVRLLQTADNLGIQISDNGIGLNEEHFQRVFQKFYRGKESNNRPGLGLGLFYVKKVAEAHGWKLTVSSNKETGTTFSIWLL